The Candidatus Thermoplasmatota archaeon genomic interval GTAGAGCAGCTTGCCGAATATCTTCGGGACCACCCGCTTGATTATGCCGGGTCCGTTGTCCTCGATTATCACCTTGTACTCGTTCCTGGAGAGCTTCTCCAGCTCGACGTAGAGGTCGGGAAGTATGCCCGCCTCCTCCGCTGCATCGAGACTGTTCTCCACTCCCTCCTTCACCGACGTGATGAGCGCTCTCGTGAGCGAGTCGAAACCGAGTATGTGCTTGTTCCTCTCGAAGAACTCCGATACGGATATCTCCCTCTGTTTCTGAGCCAGCCTCTCGGCTATAGATTTCACTGCCAAACTCTCACCAACCCGGGGTGCATCCCATGAACTCCCTCATTGTCTATATCGAGAGTGAGATATTTAAGTTTGATGACTGGACAGGGAAGTGTTCCCGCCGAGAACAAGTCCGAAAGAGCCGCTTGCGCCGCTGAGGACCTCACTCCTCCGGCTCGGGCTCCTCCTCCGTCTCCTCTTCTTCGCCCTCCTCGAAAATCGCTCCGCAGTGCGGACAGCGAACGGCGTCGTCGTGGACCGCCCGCCCGCAGTTCGTGCACTCGAAGTCCGGGATCTTGGCATCGGCGGCCTCGAGCTCTCCGGCCTCGCGCAGCCTCGTATCCCACTTCGTCTTCTCGATCCTCGACTTGCCGACCCACCAGTACATCATGACGAAGATGAAGTAGAGTATCGTCGTGAAGATCATGAAGGTGAGGATCAGCTGGAAGTTCCAGGCGTATATCGTCCAGTAGTCTGCGTTGTACGGACCTGGAACCTTGAAATAGGCATCGGAGAGGGTATCGTAGTAGAGCGTGTCATACGATGTGCCGTTGATTTCCGCTGAGAAATGGGTGGCGTACAGCCCTTCAGGCAGAACGATCGAAAGGTGGTAATCCTTGCCATCACTCGCATCGGAAACTGAACCGTCCGTTTCAATCATTTCGTAGGTCACACCGGAGCCTTCCTTGTATTCCAGGGCCTTCGAGAGATGGGCAAAGACCTGGATCGTGCCCATATTGGTCTCGTTCGAAGTAATCGTCAAGGTGAAGTAGAATACTGTATCAGCGGAGCCAACGGTCGGGGTGAATATCCCGTTTGTGATGGTCTTGTTCTCGTCTGAGCTGTTCTGTTTCTTTACCGTATAGTTCATCACATCCTCGGAGTAGAGCAGCCCGACAATGGCTGAATTCGCGAATATGACGATTACGCCAAGGAGCAGAAAGAACCTGAACCTCTTCTCTCCCATGTAATAGGGAATCGCGAACATGCTGATGGGGATGAGAATCGTCGCGAGACACTGGTTCAGGAATACCAGTCCTACGTTGACCACGATGACCAGGACGATGTACGCGGGGACGACCCACTTCGTTTCCTTGAACTTCTCGAACGACTCCCGGAAATCCATTAGCGGCGTTAAGAATATCCCGCATATATAACGTTGCTGAAACCTTTATATGATAGTGTGTCGATAATTCAGGTTCCCTGGTGAGACCATTGCCCAGAATAGTGATAGCGGTGGGAGGGAACGCGATCCTTCCCCCTGGTGACAACGCCGTCGAGGAGCAGGCGTCCAACGTGCGGAAGATCACTCCTCACATCGTCAGCCTCGCGAAGCTGGGATACGACATCATACTGACGCACGGCAACGGACCGCAGGTGGGCAACATCCTGCTCCAGAACGAGTGCGCGAGGGAGGTCGTCACCGCCAATCCCATGGACGTCTGCGTGGCCGAGTCGCAGGGGCAGATCGGGTACTTCCTGCAGCAGAGCATCATCAACGATCTGAGGAAGGAGAACGAGTCCAGGCCCGTCTTCGCGCTGGTGTCGGAGGTGCTGGTGGACCCCCAGGACGATGCTTTCAGGAACCCGACGAAACCTATCGGGCCGTACTACAAGAGGCGCCGGGCCGCGCACCTGATGAAGAAAAAGGGATGGGTCATGAAGGAGGACGAGATGCGCGGTGGCTTTCGCCGGCTCGTCCCGTCACCGCTGCCGCTCGAGGTCCTCGAGATGGAGGGGATCAGGGAGTACTTGAGAATGAAACCCCGGGGAAAGGTCATCATCGTGTGCGGCGGGGGAGGGATCCCCGTCGTCAAGGATGGCAGGAGATACGAGGGCGTGGATGCGGTGATAGACAAGGACCGCACCGCCAGCCTGCTGGCCAGGGAGCTGATGGCGGAGACGCTCGTCCTCATCACGGACGTGGAGAAGGTCTCGCTGAACTGGGGGACGAAGGAGCAGGTGGACCTGGAGACGATCACTCTCGCGGACGCCAAGAGGTATCTCCAGGAGGGCCAGTTCCCGCCCGGAAGCATGGGACCGAAGGTCCGTGCGGCTGTCGAGTTCATCGAGGCGGGCGGCAAGAGGGCGATCGTATGCTCCCTGGACGGTTTCCCCGAGGCCATGGAGGGGCGCGCGGGAACGACCATGGCCCCCTGATCGGACGAAACCGTTTTCAACCACGAGGAGGTTCTCCAGTCGATGGGCAAGATCGAGGATCAGATGCAGGACATCGAGGAGGAGATCCAGAAGACCCCATACAACAAGGCGACGCAACACCACATCGGGAAGCTGAAGGCCAGGCTCGCGAAGCTCAGGGAGAGGCTGGAGAGGGGGCCTGGAACGGGTGCCGCCGTGGGCTTCGGCATCCGGAAGTCCGGGAACGCGACCGTGGGGATCGTCGGACTCCCGAACGTGGGGAAGAGCACGCTCATCAACCAGTTCACG includes:
- a CDS encoding zinc ribbon domain-containing protein; this translates as MDFRESFEKFKETKWVVPAYIVLVIVVNVGLVFLNQCLATILIPISMFAIPYYMGEKRFRFFLLLGVIVIFANSAIVGLLYSEDVMNYTVKKQNSSDENKTITNGIFTPTVGSADTVFYFTLTITSNETNMGTIQVFAHLSKALEYKEGSGVTYEMIETDGSVSDASDGKDYHLSIVLPEGLYATHFSAEINGTSYDTLYYDTLSDAYFKVPGPYNADYWTIYAWNFQLILTFMIFTTILYFIFVMMYWWVGKSRIEKTKWDTRLREAGELEAADAKIPDFECTNCGRAVHDDAVRCPHCGAIFEEGEEEETEEEPEPEE
- the arcC gene encoding carbamate kinase, which encodes MPRIVIAVGGNAILPPGDNAVEEQASNVRKITPHIVSLAKLGYDIILTHGNGPQVGNILLQNECAREVVTANPMDVCVAESQGQIGYFLQQSIINDLRKENESRPVFALVSEVLVDPQDDAFRNPTKPIGPYYKRRRAAHLMKKKGWVMKEDEMRGGFRRLVPSPLPLEVLEMEGIREYLRMKPRGKVIIVCGGGGIPVVKDGRRYEGVDAVIDKDRTASLLARELMAETLVLITDVEKVSLNWGTKEQVDLETITLADAKRYLQEGQFPPGSMGPKVRAAVEFIEAGGKRAIVCSLDGFPEAMEGRAGTTMAP